The following nucleotide sequence is from Tindallia magadiensis.
ATCATCAGTTTTACTTCTTCACTCATGTTTTTGCTGCACAAGTTATTATAAATCATTACTTTATTTATTTCTTTTAGTTTATCTGGTAAACTCTCACACATTTTAATATAAGGATTAATAAAGTCTAATAATTTTATTATATTAGTAAGTCTTAAAATTTTTCCAAAGTATTGAGCTATATTTGTCCAAGTAATAAAATCATTTCTTTGTAATAAACACTTCGGATTTACTCCATCAATTAAAACTATTCCTGCTACTTCATTTGAATATTCTTGTGCAAATTTAATCACTTCTAATGCCCCATATGAATGAGCAACAAAAATATATGGGCCATTTTCTTTAATTTTTTCTAACAAAAGATGTAATTCTTTAGTGATTTGTTCTGTAGTACGAGGTGTATTAGCAATTTCGCTCCAACCATAGCCAGGTCTTTCGTAAACTATCGTTCTAGCAATTTTTGAAATTTCTTTATAAACAGGATAATAATCAGTATAAGGTGAAGGAGTGCTTGCACCAGAAACTAATATTA
It contains:
- a CDS encoding alpha/beta fold hydrolase — encoded protein: MNKVSKEKSVPGNLINVNGHKVHIYATGRGTPTVILVSGASTPSPYTDYYPVYKEISKIARTIVYERPGYGWSEIANTPRTTEQITKELHLLLEKIKENGPYIFVAHSYGALEVIKFAQEYSNEVAGIVLIDGVNPKCLLQRNDFITWTNIAQYFGKILRLTNIIKLLDFINPYIKMCESLPDKLKEINKVMIYNNLCSKNMSEEVKLMIKSSKSVIKGGNIGDIPLLILTSQAFNDEIKKWKETQRELKEWSRNSKQIIVGDPQDSSKIRQHYMHWYKPKVLNDIILEFIRQIQQKQI